Proteins from a genomic interval of Ferrovibrio terrae:
- a CDS encoding tannase/feruloyl esterase family alpha/beta hydrolase: MSSRLTAAMAASVIAIALTGCAATPRDPTAACAAMAIPLDAALIGLPTRGATIESATLTPASPAAAITNPPFRPTPPEMIVPAMPEHCRVIGAIASVDPQAPPIRFQVNLPSDWNGRSLQYGGGGFNGTLITGLSMPPAARPDRPHPLARGYVTYGTDSGHQNAPNVPLQAFALNDEALVNFSHASYKKVRDVAVELMKRRYGKAPEKLYFFGSSEGGREGLTMAQRYPRDFDGIFSRVPVINWVGLQAAGTRMGIALTQGWISPDKVKQIAGAALNACDDRDGLKDGIISDHEGCKRVFNVSSLRCPGPANPMCLTDAEIRAVQTLHSSVNFNFDLANGLRSYPGFGIGGEDATGTGPVGGWVSWQTGTAPPTVPATNASSRAWLYGSGAIQYFLARDPNYDPRQYTPASFPERAQAISSLMDSTNPDLSAFAGRGGRLVVAEQMADYAQSPYAGIQYYQSVVSKMGQPATDRFMRLYVTPGADHVGVGAPSAVDMLEVVSNWVERGQAPGDLVQSSHQTAPPFAITASRPMCRYPMFPRYRSGDVNAAASFECVVP, translated from the coding sequence ATGTCGTCCCGCCTTACAGCGGCCATGGCCGCGTCTGTCATCGCCATTGCCCTGACTGGTTGCGCCGCCACGCCACGCGATCCCACTGCTGCCTGCGCCGCGATGGCCATTCCGCTCGATGCCGCGCTGATCGGCCTGCCGACACGCGGCGCGACGATTGAGTCCGCGACGCTGACGCCGGCCTCACCCGCTGCTGCCATCACCAATCCACCCTTCCGCCCGACGCCGCCCGAAATGATCGTGCCGGCGATGCCCGAACATTGCCGCGTGATCGGCGCAATCGCCTCGGTCGATCCCCAGGCGCCGCCGATCCGCTTCCAGGTCAACCTGCCGAGCGACTGGAATGGCCGTTCGCTGCAATATGGCGGCGGCGGCTTCAACGGCACGCTGATCACCGGCTTGAGCATGCCGCCGGCCGCGCGGCCCGACCGGCCGCATCCCCTGGCACGCGGCTATGTCACCTATGGTACGGATTCCGGCCACCAGAATGCGCCCAATGTGCCGCTGCAGGCCTTTGCCCTGAACGACGAGGCACTGGTCAACTTCTCGCATGCTTCCTACAAGAAGGTGCGCGATGTCGCCGTCGAGCTGATGAAGCGACGCTACGGCAAGGCACCCGAGAAGCTGTATTTCTTCGGCAGTTCCGAAGGCGGCCGCGAAGGCCTGACCATGGCGCAGCGCTACCCGCGTGATTTTGACGGCATCTTCAGCCGCGTGCCGGTGATCAACTGGGTCGGACTCCAGGCTGCCGGCACCCGCATGGGCATCGCGCTGACGCAAGGCTGGATCAGCCCCGACAAGGTGAAGCAGATCGCCGGCGCCGCGCTCAATGCCTGCGACGACCGCGATGGCCTGAAGGACGGCATCATCAGCGATCATGAGGGCTGCAAGCGCGTCTTCAATGTCAGTTCGCTGCGCTGTCCCGGCCCGGCCAATCCGATGTGCCTGACGGACGCGGAAATCCGCGCCGTGCAGACGCTGCACAGCTCGGTGAACTTCAACTTCGATCTTGCCAATGGTTTGCGCAGCTATCCGGGCTTCGGCATCGGCGGCGAAGACGCTACCGGCACCGGCCCGGTCGGCGGCTGGGTCAGCTGGCAGACCGGCACGGCGCCGCCCACCGTGCCCGCCACCAATGCGAGCAGCCGCGCCTGGCTCTATGGCAGCGGCGCCATCCAGTATTTCCTGGCGCGCGATCCGAATTACGATCCGCGCCAGTATACGCCCGCCAGTTTCCCCGAGCGGGCGCAGGCGATTTCCAGCCTGATGGATTCCACCAATCCCGACCTGAGCGCGTTTGCCGGTCGTGGCGGCAGGCTGGTGGTGGCCGAGCAGATGGCCGACTATGCCCAGAGCCCTTATGCCGGCATCCAGTATTACCAGTCCGTCGTCAGCAAGATGGGCCAGCCGGCAACAGATCGCTTCATGCGCCTGTACGTCACGCCGGGCGCCGACCATGTCGGCGTCGGCGCGCCCTCGGCGGTCGACATGCTGGAGGTGGTGAGCAACTGGGTCGAGCGGGGCCAGGCGCCGGGCGATCTGGTGCAGTCGTCGCACCAGACGGCGCCGCCCTTTGCCATCACCGCGTCGCGTCCGATGTGCCGCTATCCGATGTTCCCGCGCTATCGCAGCGGCGACGTCAACGCTGCGGCCAGCTTCGAGTGCGTGGTGCCGTAA
- a CDS encoding MaoC family dehydratase N-terminal domain-containing protein: MSEKTSLKDWIGGQEEAADLFLPERSQALARALDQPDDALADGAPLPPLRHWLHFWQPLPRAKLGRDGHPALGGFLPDVSKFWGGSQTRRMWAGSRLEFHRPLSLGMPTRRLSTIESVEEKNGRSGRLVFVTVRHDIFDADTVAVTDRHDIVYREELPGTALPEPDTASGDYQWVSRFTADPVLLFRYSALTYNGHRIHYDRDYARDVEGYRGLVVHGPLLATLLVDFAASLRPGQVLQKFKFRGRRPVIDGQPFQLRANTAHDGALNLWIADADDALAMTAEAEFA; the protein is encoded by the coding sequence ATGAGCGAGAAAACCTCTCTGAAAGATTGGATCGGCGGCCAGGAAGAGGCCGCCGATCTTTTTTTGCCCGAACGCAGCCAGGCCCTGGCGCGCGCGCTGGATCAGCCCGACGACGCGCTGGCCGACGGCGCGCCGCTGCCGCCGCTGCGTCACTGGCTGCATTTCTGGCAGCCGCTGCCGCGCGCCAAACTTGGCCGCGACGGGCATCCGGCTTTGGGCGGCTTCCTGCCCGATGTGAGCAAATTCTGGGGCGGCAGCCAGACGCGGCGCATGTGGGCCGGCAGCCGGCTGGAGTTTCATCGCCCGCTGTCGCTCGGCATGCCGACGCGGCGGTTGTCGACGATTGAGTCGGTGGAAGAGAAAAACGGCCGCAGCGGCCGGCTGGTCTTTGTCACCGTGCGGCACGACATCTTCGATGCCGATACCGTGGCCGTCACGGACCGTCATGACATCGTCTATCGCGAAGAACTGCCCGGCACCGCGCTGCCCGAACCGGACACGGCGTCAGGAGACTATCAGTGGGTGTCGCGTTTCACCGCCGATCCGGTGCTGCTGTTCCGCTACTCGGCGCTGACCTATAACGGCCACCGCATCCATTACGACCGCGACTATGCGCGAGATGTCGAAGGCTATCGCGGCCTGGTCGTGCATGGCCCGCTGCTGGCGACCCTGCTGGTCGATTTCGCCGCCAGCCTGCGGCCGGGACAGGTACTGCAGAAATTCAAATTCCGCGGCCGGCGCCCGGTGATCGACGGCCAGCCGTTCCAGCTGCGCGCGAACACGGCCCATGATGGCGCGCTTAACCTGTGGATCGCCGATGCCGATGATGCGCTGGCGATGACGGCGGAGGCGGAATTCGCCTGA